From the genome of Mycobacterium dioxanotrophicus, one region includes:
- a CDS encoding PaaI family thioesterase has protein sequence MSTDSAHPGGGFNPPDPTTRGGPDYGRFVEAVRTLQDHAKAADAPDAVIAEAADLIEKVSALLAPYDADEWNSPSGRRMDLPNRGSISTVPTQLHVTADQRIAGSAYFRRFHLGRNGAVHGGQLALLFDSLLGFTAAKLTRNPYQRTAYLHVDYRKIVPIEKELQVEAGIDRIEGRKIFVVGRLSDGDDVLAEAEALFVRLKPGQP, from the coding sequence GTGTCCACTGACAGCGCGCATCCCGGTGGAGGGTTCAACCCGCCGGATCCCACGACCCGCGGTGGACCGGACTACGGCCGCTTCGTCGAGGCGGTGCGCACGCTGCAGGACCACGCCAAGGCCGCCGACGCGCCCGACGCGGTGATCGCCGAGGCCGCCGACCTGATCGAGAAGGTGTCGGCCCTGCTGGCGCCCTACGACGCCGACGAATGGAACTCACCGTCGGGCCGGCGCATGGACCTACCCAACCGCGGGAGCATCTCGACGGTGCCGACGCAGCTGCACGTCACCGCCGACCAGCGGATCGCGGGCAGCGCGTACTTCCGGCGGTTCCACCTCGGCCGCAACGGCGCGGTGCACGGCGGGCAGTTGGCGCTGCTGTTCGATTCGCTGCTGGGTTTCACCGCGGCGAAACTGACCCGCAACCCCTACCAGCGCACGGCCTACCTGCACGTCGACTACCGAAAGATCGTGCCGATCGAGAAAGAACTGCAGGTCGAGGCGGGTATCGACCGCATCGAGGGCCGCAAGATCTTCGTCGTCGGGCGCCTGAGCGACGGCGACGACGTGCTCGCGGAGGCCGAGGCGCTGTTTGTGCGCCTCAAACCTGGGCAGCCTTGA
- a CDS encoding HIT family protein: MTDPDERRIVDHGVGDPDHLQRLWTPHRMSYIADAVKGDNKVGSAGSSEPFTDIPELSDEDGLMVARGQQVYAVLNLYPYNPGHLMVVPYRRVSELEDLTAEESAELMAFTQKAIRVIKAVSRPHGFNVGLNLGTSAGGSLAEHLHMHVVPRWGGDANFITIIGGAKVIPQLLRETRVLLATEWAKQPGPAGVER, translated from the coding sequence GTGACCGATCCGGACGAGCGGAGGATCGTCGACCACGGTGTCGGCGACCCCGACCATCTGCAGCGACTGTGGACCCCGCACCGGATGAGCTACATCGCCGATGCGGTCAAGGGCGACAACAAGGTTGGGTCTGCCGGGTCGTCGGAACCGTTCACCGACATCCCGGAGCTGTCCGATGAGGACGGCCTGATGGTGGCCCGCGGGCAACAGGTGTACGCGGTGCTGAACCTGTATCCGTACAACCCCGGACACCTGATGGTGGTGCCCTACCGGCGGGTGTCGGAGCTGGAGGACCTCACCGCCGAGGAGAGCGCCGAGCTGATGGCGTTCACGCAGAAGGCGATTCGCGTGATCAAGGCGGTGTCCCGGCCGCACGGCTTCAACGTCGGGCTCAACCTGGGCACGTCGGCGGGCGGTTCGCTGGCTGAGCATCTGCACATGCACGTGGTGCCGCGCTGGGGCGGCGACGCCAACTTCATCACGATCATCGGCGGCGCCAAGGTGATCCCACAGTTGCTGCGCGAGACGCGGGTGCTGCTGGCCACGGAATGGGCCAAGCAGCCGGGCCCGGCGGGAGTGGAGCGGTGA
- a CDS encoding glycogen/starch/alpha-glucan phosphorylase produces the protein MTDVAQNAPTDERSRTGLSADALRRGIVDHLRYSIGRPAAALRPAHYYRALALAVRDRMQDNRVASTQTSLDLGRKVTCYLSAEFLMGPQLGANLLNLQIESAARAALAELGQDLDEVLACEEEPGLGNGGLGRLAACYLDSLATLERPAIGYGIRYEFGIFDQEIHDGWQVEKTDNWLDNGNPWEIAKPDVSYEVNWGGFAEHYTDEAGHDRARWVPGRVIKGVAYDTPIQGYGVKTCNALTLWSARAVKSFALEAFNTGDYYKAVEDEVTSETVTKVLYPNDEPEVGKRLRLLQQYFFVSCSLQHVLHILDDLADASVHELPERFALQLNDTHPSIGVAELMRLLVDERQLSWDEAWDITVASFGYTNHTLLPEALETWPLAMFGESLPRHLEIIYEINRRFLDEVAAAFPGDTDRLRRMSLIGEDNGKSVRMAHLATVGSHAVNGVAALHSELLKSSVLKDFYELWPERFSNKTNGVTPRRFLALANPGLRSLLDDTIGDGWLSDLTKLRGLEVYVDDPAFRTQWRAVKRDNKARLAAYVASTAGVDLDPDWLFDIQVKRIHEYKRQHLNVLNIVTQYHRLKQNPGLDIVPRAFVFGGKAAPGYFLAKRIIKLINAVGETVNNDPDVNRFLKVAFVPNFNVQNAEFIYPAADVSEQISTAGKEASGTGNMKFMINGALTIGTLDGANVEMRDEVGAENFFLFGLTVDEVERIKRDGYRPSDYVAGNPELAAALDLIADGTFSHGDTDVFRPLVENLRHDDPFLVLADYASYVECQERVSTAWRDTETWTRMSIMNTARSGKFSSDRAITEYCDDIWGVIPVTVAD, from the coding sequence ATGACCGACGTCGCTCAGAACGCGCCCACCGACGAACGCAGCCGCACCGGCCTGTCTGCCGACGCCCTGCGTCGCGGCATCGTCGACCACCTGCGGTACTCGATCGGCCGTCCGGCCGCCGCGCTGCGCCCGGCACACTACTACCGCGCGCTTGCGCTGGCCGTGCGGGACCGCATGCAGGACAACCGGGTCGCGTCGACCCAGACATCGCTCGACCTGGGCCGCAAGGTCACGTGCTATCTGTCGGCCGAGTTCCTGATGGGCCCGCAGCTGGGCGCCAATCTGCTGAACCTGCAGATCGAATCCGCCGCGCGTGCCGCACTGGCCGAGCTGGGTCAGGATCTCGACGAGGTGCTGGCCTGCGAGGAGGAACCCGGTCTGGGCAACGGCGGCCTCGGCCGGCTCGCCGCGTGCTATCTCGACTCGCTGGCGACGCTGGAGCGCCCGGCGATCGGTTACGGCATTCGCTACGAGTTCGGCATCTTCGACCAGGAGATCCACGACGGCTGGCAGGTCGAGAAGACCGACAACTGGCTCGACAACGGAAACCCTTGGGAGATCGCCAAACCCGATGTGAGCTATGAGGTGAACTGGGGCGGTTTCGCCGAGCACTACACCGACGAGGCCGGCCACGACCGGGCGCGGTGGGTACCCGGACGGGTGATCAAGGGCGTCGCCTACGACACCCCCATCCAGGGTTACGGCGTGAAGACGTGCAACGCGCTGACGCTGTGGAGCGCCCGGGCCGTCAAGTCGTTTGCCCTGGAGGCGTTCAACACCGGGGACTACTACAAGGCCGTCGAGGACGAGGTCACCTCCGAGACCGTGACCAAGGTGCTCTACCCCAACGATGAACCCGAGGTCGGCAAGCGTCTGCGCCTGCTGCAGCAGTACTTCTTCGTGTCCTGCTCACTGCAGCACGTGCTGCACATCCTCGACGACCTGGCCGACGCCTCGGTACACGAGCTTCCCGAGCGGTTCGCGTTGCAGCTCAACGACACTCACCCGTCGATCGGGGTGGCCGAGCTGATGCGGCTGCTGGTCGACGAGCGGCAACTGAGCTGGGACGAGGCATGGGACATCACCGTCGCATCGTTCGGCTACACCAACCACACCCTGCTGCCGGAGGCGCTGGAGACCTGGCCGCTGGCCATGTTCGGCGAATCGCTGCCGCGGCACCTGGAGATCATCTACGAGATCAACCGCCGCTTCCTCGACGAGGTGGCCGCCGCGTTCCCAGGTGACACCGACCGCCTGCGCCGGATGTCGCTGATCGGTGAGGACAACGGCAAGAGCGTGCGGATGGCGCATCTGGCCACCGTCGGCAGCCACGCCGTCAACGGTGTCGCGGCATTGCATTCGGAACTGCTGAAATCCAGTGTCCTCAAAGACTTCTACGAGCTGTGGCCCGAGCGGTTCTCCAACAAGACCAACGGTGTCACCCCCCGCCGCTTCCTGGCGTTGGCCAACCCGGGCCTGCGCAGCCTGCTCGACGACACCATCGGCGACGGCTGGCTGAGCGATCTGACCAAACTGCGCGGACTGGAGGTCTACGTCGACGATCCGGCGTTCCGCACCCAGTGGCGAGCGGTCAAGCGCGACAACAAGGCTCGGCTGGCCGCCTACGTCGCTTCCACCGCGGGCGTCGATCTGGACCCCGATTGGCTGTTCGACATCCAGGTCAAGCGCATTCACGAGTACAAGCGTCAGCACCTCAACGTGTTGAACATCGTCACGCAGTACCACCGCCTCAAGCAGAATCCCGGCCTGGACATCGTGCCCCGCGCTTTCGTGTTCGGCGGCAAGGCCGCGCCGGGCTACTTCCTGGCCAAGCGGATCATCAAGCTCATCAACGCCGTGGGAGAGACGGTGAACAACGATCCGGATGTCAACCGGTTTCTCAAGGTCGCCTTCGTGCCGAACTTCAATGTGCAGAACGCAGAGTTCATCTATCCGGCTGCCGATGTCTCCGAACAGATCTCGACCGCAGGCAAGGAAGCCTCGGGCACCGGCAACATGAAGTTCATGATCAACGGTGCGCTCACCATCGGCACCCTCGACGGCGCCAACGTCGAGATGCGCGACGAGGTCGGTGCCGAGAACTTCTTCCTGTTCGGCCTTACCGTCGACGAGGTCGAGCGGATCAAACGTGACGGCTACCGGCCGTCGGACTACGTGGCGGGCAATCCCGAACTCGCGGCGGCACTCGATCTGATCGCCGACGGCACCTTCTCCCACGGTGACACCGACGTGTTCCGCCCACTGGTCGAGAACCTGCGCCATGACGACCCGTTCCTGGTGCTGGCCGACTATGCCTCCTATGTCGAGTGCCAGGAGCGGGTCAGTACCGCGTGGCGCGACACGGAGACGTGGACCCGCATGTCGATCATGAACACCGCACGCAGCGGCAAGTTCTCATCGGACCGGGCGATCACCGAGTACTGCGACGACATCTGGGGGGTCATCCCGGTCACCGTGGCGGATTAG
- a CDS encoding phosphatidylinositol mannoside acyltransferase, with amino-acid sequence MTIISRIPLRGQMTDMGYAAGWQLVRTMPELLARNMFEAGAWYASLGGGPGQLRKNLARVIGVAPAEVPDELMRESLASYARYWREAFRLPSMDLPAVARRLDEVVLGADKLQAAHDAGRGGILALPHSGNWDMAGVWLVSKYGTFATVAERLKPESLYRRFIEYRESLGFEVFPLSGGERPPFELLAQRLRDNRFVCLMAERDLTRSGVEVDFFGEPTRMPAGSAKLAIETGAPLYPTHVHYDGDDCVVEIFDPLDTSSGDVGIITQALADQFAKNIAAHPADWHMLQPQWLADLSDERRARLGT; translated from the coding sequence GTGACGATCATCAGCCGGATCCCGCTGCGCGGACAGATGACCGACATGGGTTACGCGGCGGGCTGGCAATTGGTGCGCACCATGCCGGAGTTGTTGGCCCGCAACATGTTCGAGGCCGGCGCGTGGTACGCGTCGCTGGGCGGCGGGCCCGGGCAACTGCGCAAGAACCTGGCCCGCGTCATCGGGGTGGCACCGGCGGAGGTGCCCGACGAACTCATGCGGGAATCGCTGGCGTCCTATGCGCGGTACTGGCGCGAAGCATTCCGGCTGCCGTCGATGGACCTGCCCGCCGTCGCCCGGCGCCTCGATGAGGTGGTGCTCGGCGCGGACAAGCTGCAGGCAGCCCACGACGCCGGCCGCGGTGGCATTCTCGCGCTTCCGCACAGCGGCAACTGGGACATGGCCGGGGTGTGGTTGGTGAGCAAGTACGGCACCTTCGCCACCGTGGCCGAACGGCTCAAACCCGAATCGCTGTACCGGCGGTTCATCGAGTACCGCGAGAGCCTCGGCTTCGAGGTGTTCCCGCTGTCCGGAGGGGAACGGCCGCCGTTCGAGTTGCTCGCGCAGCGTCTGCGCGACAACAGGTTCGTGTGCCTGATGGCCGAGCGGGATCTGACCCGCAGCGGTGTCGAGGTCGACTTCTTCGGCGAACCCACCCGGATGCCCGCCGGATCGGCGAAGCTCGCCATCGAGACGGGTGCGCCGCTGTACCCGACACACGTCCACTACGACGGCGACGACTGCGTCGTCGAAATCTTCGATCCGCTCGACACGTCGTCGGGCGATGTCGGGATCATCACCCAGGCGCTGGCCGATCAGTTCGCGAAGAACATCGCCGCGCACCCGGCCGACTGGCACATGTTGCAGCCGCAGTGGCTCGCGGACCTCTCCGATGAGCGCCGCGCCCGGTTGGGCACCTGA
- the pgsA gene encoding phosphatidylinositol phosphate synthase produces MSNLFLMSRAAYVKLSRPVAKAALRAGLTPDIVTIVGTAGSVTAALTLFPIGQLWWGAFAVFVFVLADMLDGAMARERGGGTRFGAVLDATCDRIADGAVFAGLVWWAAFGLGSPALVVATLICLVTSQVISYIKARAEASGLRGDGGIIERPERLVIVLVGAGLSGVPFLHVPWLVDVAMWLLAVASIVTVAQRLHAVRTSPGAMEPLNPSQPTESNEQSEL; encoded by the coding sequence GTGAGCAACCTGTTCCTGATGAGCCGGGCCGCCTACGTCAAGCTGTCCCGTCCGGTGGCCAAGGCCGCGCTGCGTGCGGGCCTGACCCCCGACATCGTCACCATCGTGGGCACCGCAGGCTCGGTCACGGCCGCCCTGACGCTCTTCCCGATCGGCCAGTTGTGGTGGGGCGCCTTCGCGGTGTTCGTGTTCGTACTCGCCGACATGCTCGACGGCGCCATGGCCCGCGAACGCGGCGGCGGGACCCGGTTCGGCGCGGTGCTCGACGCCACCTGCGACCGGATCGCCGACGGCGCGGTGTTCGCCGGCCTGGTGTGGTGGGCGGCGTTCGGTCTGGGCAGCCCGGCGTTGGTGGTCGCCACGCTGATCTGCCTGGTGACCTCCCAGGTGATCTCCTACATCAAGGCCCGCGCCGAGGCCAGCGGCCTGCGCGGGGACGGCGGCATCATCGAGCGACCCGAGCGCCTGGTGATCGTCCTGGTGGGTGCCGGGCTGTCCGGGGTGCCGTTCCTGCACGTGCCCTGGCTCGTCGACGTCGCCATGTGGCTGCTCGCCGTGGCCAGCATCGTGACCGTCGCGCAGCGTCTGCACGCGGTGCGCACCTCGCCCGGTGCCATGGAACCGCTCAACCCGTCCCAACCCACCGAGTCGAACGAGCAGAGCGAACTGTGA
- a CDS encoding DUF6480 family protein: protein MTALPPDPDPERTPGLEPGGGVSPGSTPPDAAQTSGVSEPQPRARHRFSPSATAGLIAIGVFVLVFVVAGVLIVAIVW, encoded by the coding sequence ATGACCGCACTGCCTCCGGACCCCGATCCGGAACGGACCCCGGGCCTGGAACCCGGTGGAGGGGTATCTCCAGGCTCCACTCCCCCTGACGCGGCGCAAACATCCGGAGTGTCGGAGCCGCAGCCCCGCGCGCGACACCGGTTCTCGCCCAGCGCGACCGCCGGGCTCATCGCCATCGGTGTTTTCGTGTTGGTGTTCGTGGTGGCCGGCGTGTTGATCGTGGCGATCGTCTGGTAG
- the thrS gene encoding threonine--tRNA ligase, translating into MSAAASSAPAAPIRVAAGTTAGAAVREAGLPQRGAVDAVVVVRDADGRLRDLSWVPDADVEVTPVAADTEDGRSVIRHSCAHVLAQAVQDLFPEAKLGIGPPIVDGFYYDFDVPQPFTPEDLEKLEKRMQKIVKDGQLFDRRVYESKDEARRELAGEPYKLELVDDKSGADDPEVMEVGGDELTAYDNLNPRTKERVWGDLCRGPHIPTTKHIPAFKLTRSSAAYWRGNQNNASLQRIYGTAWESQEALDKHLELIEEAQRRDHRKLGVELDLFSFPDELGSGLPVFHPKGGVVRRELEDYSRQKHLEAGYEFVNTPHITKEHLYITSGHLEWYADGMFPPMHIDAEFNEDGSVRKPGQDYYLKPMNCPMHHLIFRSRGRSYRELPLRLFEFGSVYRYEKSGVVHGLTRVRGMTQDDAHIYTTREQMRDELTRLLQFVLDLLRDYGLDDFYLELSTKDPEKYVGSDEIWEEATDTLREVAEASGLDLVPDPGGAAFYGPKISVQVKDALGRNWQMSTIQLDFNMPDRFELEYTAADGSRQRPVLIHRALFGSIERFFGVLTEHYAGAFPAWLAPVQVVGIPVADAHLDYLYDVAAQLKSRGIRIEVDASDDRMAKKIVNHTNQKVPFMLLAGDKDVEAGAVSFRFGDRTQINGVPREQAFDAIAEWIERRENAVPTAELVNAVPAMSAGAKSQVAPT; encoded by the coding sequence ATGAGCGCCGCCGCCAGCTCCGCCCCCGCAGCCCCGATCCGGGTCGCTGCAGGGACCACCGCCGGGGCGGCGGTCCGCGAGGCGGGACTGCCGCAGCGCGGCGCCGTCGACGCCGTCGTGGTGGTCCGCGACGCCGACGGCCGGCTGCGCGACCTGTCCTGGGTGCCCGACGCCGACGTCGAGGTGACCCCGGTGGCCGCCGACACCGAGGACGGCCGCAGCGTCATCAGGCACTCCTGCGCCCACGTGCTGGCGCAGGCCGTGCAGGATCTGTTCCCCGAGGCCAAGCTGGGGATCGGGCCGCCCATCGTCGACGGCTTCTACTACGACTTCGACGTCCCGCAGCCGTTCACGCCCGAGGACCTGGAGAAGCTCGAGAAGCGGATGCAGAAGATCGTCAAGGACGGTCAGCTGTTCGACCGGCGGGTCTACGAGTCCAAGGACGAAGCCCGTCGGGAACTCGCAGGCGAGCCCTACAAGCTGGAGCTGGTCGACGACAAATCCGGGGCCGACGATCCCGAGGTGATGGAGGTCGGCGGCGACGAACTCACCGCCTACGACAACCTCAATCCGCGCACCAAGGAACGGGTCTGGGGGGACTTGTGCCGCGGCCCGCACATCCCGACCACCAAGCACATTCCGGCGTTCAAGCTGACCCGCAGCTCCGCGGCCTACTGGCGGGGCAACCAGAACAACGCGAGCCTGCAGCGCATCTATGGCACGGCCTGGGAATCGCAGGAGGCCCTCGACAAGCACCTCGAGCTCATCGAGGAGGCGCAACGCCGCGATCACCGCAAGCTCGGGGTGGAACTCGACCTGTTCAGCTTCCCCGACGAGTTGGGTTCGGGCCTTCCGGTTTTCCACCCGAAGGGCGGCGTGGTGCGTCGCGAGCTCGAGGACTACTCGCGCCAAAAGCACCTGGAGGCGGGCTACGAGTTCGTCAACACCCCGCACATCACCAAGGAGCACCTCTACATCACCTCGGGGCACCTCGAGTGGTACGCCGACGGCATGTTCCCGCCGATGCACATCGACGCGGAGTTCAACGAGGACGGTTCGGTCCGCAAGCCGGGGCAGGACTACTACCTCAAGCCCATGAACTGCCCCATGCACCATCTGATCTTCCGGTCGCGGGGCCGTTCCTATCGTGAACTTCCGTTGCGGCTCTTCGAGTTCGGCAGCGTCTACCGCTACGAGAAGTCCGGCGTCGTCCACGGCCTGACCCGGGTTCGCGGCATGACCCAGGACGACGCGCACATCTACACCACGCGCGAGCAGATGCGCGACGAGCTCACCCGGCTGCTGCAGTTCGTGCTGGATCTGTTGCGCGACTACGGTCTCGACGACTTCTACCTGGAGCTGTCCACCAAGGACCCGGAGAAGTACGTCGGCTCCGACGAGATCTGGGAGGAGGCCACCGACACCCTGCGTGAGGTGGCCGAGGCCTCCGGCCTGGACCTGGTGCCCGATCCGGGCGGCGCCGCGTTCTACGGGCCGAAGATCTCGGTGCAGGTCAAGGACGCGCTCGGACGCAACTGGCAGATGTCGACGATCCAGCTGGACTTCAACATGCCCGACCGGTTCGAGCTGGAGTACACCGCCGCCGACGGCAGCAGGCAGCGGCCCGTCCTGATCCACCGGGCGCTGTTCGGTTCCATCGAGCGGTTCTTCGGGGTGCTCACCGAGCACTATGCGGGCGCGTTCCCGGCTTGGCTGGCGCCGGTGCAGGTGGTCGGCATCCCGGTCGCCGACGCGCACCTGGACTACCTGTATGACGTTGCCGCGCAGCTGAAGTCGCGTGGTATCCGCATCGAGGTGGATGCCAGCGACGACCGGATGGCCAAGAAGATCGTCAACCACACCAACCAGAAGGTGCCCTTCATGCTTTTGGCGGGGGACAAGGATGTGGAGGCAGGCGCGGTTTCCTTCCGGTTCGGGGACCGCACCCAGATCAACGGGGTGCCCCGCGAACAGGCGTTCGACGCCATCGCCGAATGGATCGAGCGGCGTGAGAATGCCGTTCCCACCGCCGAATTGGTCAACGCGGTACCCGCGATGAGCGCTGGCGCGAAGAGCCAGGTAGCCCCGACGTGA